A part of Spirochaetota bacterium genomic DNA contains:
- a CDS encoding sulfatase-like hydrolase/transferase, with the protein MGMTRKDFLTTATAGALALGAHDWLSAAASKKPNIILILSDDHGLDGVGCYGSDKYKDLTPNIDALARTGMRFETCYSMPLCGPSRGVINTGRYGFRTGGLSNDSWRDDDCIGPKSKDEYPIARMLKQAGYATCCSGKWRQVGETPGDWGFDEWATDETAGGWHWKDSYIKNGKTVELKEESYIPDIYHDFAVDFMRRSRNGPFYLYYPTHLVHGPIQKTPDSKAATTDYYADNIAYLDTLVGKIIAEVDKLGIRENTIILFTGDNGTAKQSGTIYGKQINGSKGSMLEGGARVPLIVNWKGTTRASVCKDMADFSDFHATFAELAGASLPKEKIFDGRSFAPQLRGQTGSPRDWIFVQLGSTWYVRERGYKLNEAGALFDMTNAPFEEKLIAADAKDAGSMAARERLSAVLKKLNPAGGKIAPAGSGKPKKKKKKKADTNGNNE; encoded by the coding sequence ATGGGCATGACGCGAAAGGATTTTCTTACGACCGCGACGGCGGGGGCATTGGCTTTGGGTGCGCATGACTGGCTTTCCGCAGCAGCATCGAAAAAGCCCAACATCATCCTGATATTATCAGACGATCACGGCTTGGACGGCGTGGGCTGTTATGGTTCGGACAAATATAAGGACCTTACGCCGAATATCGATGCCCTCGCACGTACGGGCATGCGATTCGAGACATGCTATTCCATGCCGCTCTGCGGTCCCTCGCGCGGCGTCATAAACACGGGGCGATACGGTTTCCGTACCGGCGGGCTTTCCAACGATTCCTGGCGCGATGATGACTGCATCGGTCCGAAGTCGAAGGACGAATACCCGATAGCGCGCATGCTCAAGCAGGCCGGCTACGCGACGTGCTGTTCGGGAAAATGGCGGCAGGTCGGCGAAACGCCCGGCGACTGGGGCTTTGATGAATGGGCCACCGATGAAACCGCCGGCGGCTGGCATTGGAAGGATTCATACATCAAGAACGGCAAGACCGTAGAGCTCAAGGAAGAATCATATATCCCGGACATCTATCACGATTTCGCCGTCGATTTCATGCGGCGCAGCAGGAACGGCCCGTTCTATCTCTACTATCCGACGCACTTGGTGCATGGCCCGATACAGAAAACCCCCGACAGCAAAGCGGCGACTACGGACTATTATGCGGACAATATCGCCTATCTCGATACGCTCGTCGGGAAGATAATCGCGGAGGTCGACAAACTCGGGATTCGAGAGAATACGATAATACTCTTCACCGGGGATAATGGAACGGCAAAGCAGTCGGGGACTATTTATGGAAAGCAGATAAACGGCTCGAAAGGGTCGATGCTCGAGGGCGGTGCACGTGTGCCGCTCATTGTGAACTGGAAGGGGACGACACGCGCGTCCGTGTGTAAGGACATGGCCGACTTCAGCGACTTTCACGCGACATTCGCCGAACTTGCCGGCGCCTCGCTCCCGAAGGAAAAGATATTCGACGGGAGGAGTTTTGCCCCGCAGCTTCGCGGGCAGACAGGTAGTCCACGCGATTGGATATTCGTCCAGCTCGGCAGCACATGGTATGTGCGCGAGCGCGGTTATAAGCTCAATGAGGCAGGGGCGCTGTTCGATATGACGAATGCGCCGTTCGAGGAGAAGCTCATCGCGGCGGATGCGAAGGATGCGGGATCGATGGCGGCGAGAGAACGCTTGTCTGCCGTACTGAAAAAACTGAACCCGGCGGGTGGGAAGATCGCTCCGGCTGGCTCGGGAAAACCGAAGAAGAAAAAGAAGAAGAAAGCTGATACGAACGGAAATAACGAGTAA